The DNA window TTCGTTCGAGGTTCGTCCACCCGCCGCCGGTGACGTGCGCGGCGGCGTTGACGCCGTGTTCGCGCATCGGGTCCAAGAGGTGCGCGTAGATGCGCGTCGGTTCCAGCAGGGCTTCGCCGACCGTCTCGTACCCCTCGAACGGACAGGGGTCGGTGTACTCGTGGTTCCGCGTCGCCGCCTTCCGCGCGAGGGTGAGGCCGTTCGAGTGAATGCCCGACGACCGGAATCCGACGAGGGCGTCGCCCGCCTCCGCCTCGCCGGGGAAGACGGCGTCCTTTCGCGCGAGGCCGGCGCAGGTGCCCGCGAGGTCCAGTCCCTTGATGACCTCGGGCATCACCGCCGTCTCGCCGCCGATCAGTTCCATGTCGGCCTCCTCGGCACCGGCGGAGAGTCCCTCGCCGACCTGCTGGGCGAACTCCTCGTCGGGCCGGTCCACGGCGAGGTAGTCCACGAACGCGACGGGGCGGACGCCCGCGGCCACGAGGTCGTTGACGTTCATGGCGATGCAGTCGATGCCGACCGTCGAGTAATCGGAGAGAGCCTCCGCGACGATGAGTTTCGTCCCGACGCCGTCCGTCGCCAAGGCCAGATACCGGTCGCCGATGTCGAGCAGTCCGGCGTAGTCGCCCTCGCTCTCGCCGACGGCACCGATGAGGGCCGCCGTCGCCGCCTCGCTCGCGTCGATATCGACACCCGCGTCGGCGTAGGTCAGTTCCTCTCGCTCCTCGTCTTCGACGGGGTCTCCACCCGCGCCGGTGCCAGTCATGTGCGAATCCGCGCGGTGGCGGAGCAAAAGATGCTCGGTCCATCTTCGGTTCGTTCCGGTCCGCGTTCGGTTCGGCCCCACCTACGCCGGCCCGTGACACTCGCTAGGGAGTGATTTACTGCCCACCGAGACCTACCGATAGTGTGAACGGTTCTACGGCCTCAGAATCCTCCGTGAAACTTCTAAACGTCTCTCGTCAGTTCGTGAACGGTTAGTGAAACGTCGTGTTCGGGTGAACGGTTGGAAATTCACGCCAAGGCTCGTACCCCTATATGTTCCCCCGACCTGTAGGAGTGTACGACGGTTCCCAACTATGTCAAGCGTCTCTTCCCACCACAACGAAACCCCCCTTCGCCGAAGCATCGGCGTCGCAAGCACCGCCGCCAAGATGGGTCTCCGCTCGATGGAGGCCGTCACCTTCTGGGCGGCAGTCCTGCTCCCTTTCGCCTATCTCCCCCTCCTCTTCGGCGGCCTCGGCGAGAGCGAACAGCTCGTGTTCGCCGCGCTGTTGGCGGCGAACGTGTTCGCCCTCGTCGTCGGTCACGACCACGGCCGCTGAGGACGCTCTCGGACCCGCTGACGGCGGCCCTCCGCGCCCTCCAGGTGCCCCCGACCCGAACCGCTTCGGCGTCTCCGTTCGCCCTCCGCTCTCTGTCGTCTCCTGCTCTCCTTCGCCTCTTCTCCGCTCTGCTCTTTCGCTCTCTCGCTCTCCGTCGCTCTTTCGCTCTCTACCCCCTCTCTTCTCCGCTTCGCTCCGCGTGGGAACTCCGTATCGGCGCCGAGTGCGAACGGGACGGACTCGGGCCCTCAGAAGCCGAGTCCGGAGAGGAACGCCCCGGCGGTCAAGAGCACCGAGGTGACGAAGACGGCGAGGAAGGCGAGTTTGCTCCAGCCGAACACCGTCTTCCCGTCGAGGGAGCCGAACGGGAGCATGTTGAACGCCGCCAGAAAGAGGTTGATGAGGACTCCGCGACTGCCGAGAAGCGAGAGGAACGACGACCCGAGGGTGACGCCGCCGACGAAGACGGGGACGAAGACGGCGGCCAAAAGTAGGTTCGTCACCGGCCCGGCGAGGGCGATGAGGCCGTGCTGACGGTCCGTCAGTCTCCCGCGGTGGTACACCGCGCCCGGCGCGGCGAAGATGAAGCCGACCATCGCGCTCATTATCGCCAGAAACAGCATTCCGTAGTCGGCGCGGAACTCCGCGATTTGGCCGAACCGGACGGCGACGACTTTGTGCGCGAGTTCGTGGAGCAGAAAGCCCACGCCCGCGGTGAGCAGACTGACGAGGAACGGGCCGGCGACGCCCCCGCCCAGGACGTTCGCCAGCGCTCGCTGACCGCCCCCGGCGAAGAAGATGGCGAACGCCAGACCGAGCGCCATCCACGCGACCAACAGGTCGCGGAGTTCGCGGGAGCTGAATCTGAGTGTCGAGTTCGTACTCATGAGTGTGGTGTCTCGTGAAGCGTTCGAGGGGGAGGGAATTGGGCCTTGCGGGTTAGGAACCGCCGGTCAGCGCGCCCCAGACGATGTCCCACCCGTTCCGCGCGCCTTCGAGCATCAGTCGCGTGACGCCGTCGGCGCCGCCTAAATCGAGCGCGAACAGCGGCAGGACGTACGCGACGAACAGCAGGGAGGCGACGACGCTGCCGACGTTCGTCGCCGCGACGACCATGATGAGGCGGAACAGCGGCACGTCGAACATCTCCGAGACGAGCTCGTCGAGCGGTTTCTCCTCGTCGTCCATCAGTTCGTTGAGCGTACCGATGTCGCTGACGTTCACCGGCGTGTGGCGAAGCTCCATGTAGCCCGTGAACCAGCCCGGGGCCAGAAGCGGGTTGATGGACGTCATCCACGCGACTGCGCCGCCGACGAGGGCCGAGAGCCACCGCGACCCGGCGGCCTTCGCGAGTCCGGCCGCGAAGACGCCGTTGATGAGGAACCACGCGAGGAACAGCCGAATCAGCGCGCTGTTGCCCACCGTCGAGAGCGCGAGCAGGACGAACGACGCCACGGCGACGAGCGAGATGAGCGTCCCGACTATCTTCCCCCACGGAAAGCGTCCCGACGTCGTCCCCGTTATCGACGACATCGGCGGCAGGTCCTGGGGGAATCGGAGGTAGTGTTCGATGCCCTCGCGGTGGCCCGCGCCGACGACGGCGACGACGTTCGCGCCCGACTGCCGGAGGCCGACGAGTTGGTGGGCGATGTAGGCGTCGCGTTCGTCGATGAGGGCCTCCGCGCCGCCGGGCGAGAACGCGCGGAACTCCTCCATCATCGCGCTCACGACGTCCGTGTCGGTCATCTTCGACATGTCGAACTCCTCGACGTCGTCGCCCGCGCCGCCCCCGAACGCGCCGACGACGACGCCGGTGGCCGCACCGAGGGTCACGCCGGTCAGGAGTCCGAGCGACATGCTGCCGACGATGCGGACGAAGAACGGGCCCAGCGACGAAACGAGTGGGTCCGCGACGCCGAGTCCGAACCCGGCGACGCCGCCGAGGGCGACGCCGACGCCGACTGCGGCGAGGGCGCGGTCCTCGGCGTCCAACGCCGCCGCGCCGAGAATCCAGACGAGAGCGCCCGCGGCGACGGCGACGACGGCACCGCCGGTGGCGCGGGCGAGAATCGACATCCCGATGCCGAGGCTCCCGCCGACGATGGCGATCAACGCCCCGATGAAGACACCGGAGAACAGGCCGAGGACGACGCCGACGCCCCGCACGTCGCCGAGTCCGAAGGCGAGGCCCCCGACCATCCGCAGTTTCTCCAGCAGGCTCATCCGCGACCAGAAGCGCTGCATCGTCTCTTGGATGTCGCGGTCCACGAGGGCGACGTCGATGCCGAGTTCCTCGGCCGTCTCGACGGCGGCGAGCATGTCCGCGCCGGGTTCGACGTCGAACCGTTCGCCCAACTGCGCTTGGACGTACGAGAGCATCCAGTAGGCGATGAACTGGAAGACGGTGTTTCCGCGGAGCAGGTCTCCGGGTTCGATATCGTCGGGGGTGCCGCCCTTCATCGACCGATAGCGGCCCTCGTCGAGTTCGACGGCGACCACGTCGGGGCGGTCCTCTTCTATCGCGTCTTCGACTTCGCGGATGCTGTCGGCGGAGACGTGCGCGGTGCCCACGACCCGGACGCGACCCTCTCCGGTCGCTTCCTCACTCATTGTACTCCGCTTTCGGGGCACGGTTTTTACCCTTGTCGGAGCGTCTCGCACGTATGCGCGATGTCACGTTAGACGCCGACGCGCCCACGTCGGCGCACGAGACTGCGTTGGCCTGCCTGCGAGACGCCATCGAGGCGGTTCTCCCGTACCGCGTCGTCCGCGACTCCGTGTCGCTCGACGGCGAGACGCTCCGGGTCGCAGAGGAGTCGTACGACCTCGGCGACTTCGACCGAATCGTCGTCGTCGGAGGCGGGAAGGCCGCAAACGGCGTCGCGGACGCCCTCGAAACCGTCCTCGGCGACAGAATCGACGCGGGGGCCGTCGTCACGCCGAACCCCGACGAATCGGACGCGTCGAACGGGTCGGCGGGGTCGAGCGACGGCGGCCGAATCGAACGGTTACCGGGCGACCATCCCGTCCCCTCCGAACGCGGCGTCGAGAGTTCGCGCCGTCTCCTGGAGGTTCTCGACGGCGCGGACGAACGGACGCTCGTCCTCGCGGCGATAACCGGCGGCGGCAGCGCCGTGATTCCGACGCCCGCCGAGGGCGTCTCGCTTTCGGACCTGCGGACGACCACCGACGAACTCCTCCGGTCGGGCGCGGACATCTCGGAACTCAACGCCGTCCGCAAGCACCTCTCGACGCTCAAAGGCGGGGGACTCGCCGAACGCGCCGCGCCCGCGACGGTGGTCGGACTGATGCTCAGCGACGTGGTGGGCAACGACTTGGGCGTCATCGCCTCCGGACCGACTGCGCCCGACGAGACGACGTACGACGACGCCCTGTCGGTGCTCGACCGCTACGACCTCTCGGTGCCCGAGTCGGTGCGCGACAGACTCGAACGCGGGGCCGCCGGCGAACTCGACGAGACGCCCACCCGCGGGGACGCCGTCTTCGAACGGGTGCACAACCACGTTCTCGCGGACGGGCACACGGCGCTCTCGGCGGCCCGCGAGGCCGCCCGCGAACGAGGGTACGACGCGCTCGTCCTCTCCTCGCGCGTCCGCGGCGAGGCGCGCGAGGCGGCGAAGACGCACGCCGCCGTCGCCGAGGAGGCGGCGGCGACGGGCGACCCCCTCTCGCCGCCCGCCGTCGTCCTCTCCGGCGGCGAGTGCACCGTCACCGTCCGCGGCGACGGCGAGGGGGGCCCCAACTTGGAGTTCTGCCTCTCTTCGGCCCGCGAGTTGGACACCCGCGCCGTCGTCGCCGCCGTCGATAGCGACGGCGAGGACGGCGGCACGACCGTCGCGGGCGCGGTAGTGGACGAGGGGACGGTCGAATCCGAGGACGAGGCGGCGGCGGCACTCGCCGAGAACGACGCCCTCCCGTACCTCCGCGAGAGGGGGACGCTGATTCGGACGGGCCCGACGGGGACGAACGTCAACGACCTGCGGGTGGTCGTCGTCGGGGGCGAGGCGGGCCACGCCGCGGACGACTGAGGGTAACGGCACCGAGAAATTGTGACGGCGGACGTGGCAACAAGTTTGTATCCCGGTACGTCGTAGTCGTTGTCATGGCCCCCCTGTTGCGCACCGCATCGGACACCGAGGTGGACGCCGGTCCCCGCGTCATCGGCTTGGACGACGACGACGCCGACGAGATTCTGTCGGTGCTCTCCTCCGCGACGGCGCGTCGCATCCTCGCGACACTGCACGAAGACCCCGCGAACGCCGCGGCCCTCGCCGACGAGGTGGACACCTCCCTCCAGAACGTCCAGTACCACCTCGGCCGGTTGGCCGACGCCGGCGCGGTCGAAGTCGTAGACACCGTCTACTCCGAGAAGGGCAGGGAGATGAAGGTGTACGCCCCCTCCGATAAACCCCTCGTCGTCGTCGCCGCAGATAGCGAGGAGACGACCGGACTCGTCGCGTCGCTTCGCCGCCTGCTTGCGGCCGTCGGACTCGTCGGACTGGCGAGTCTGGTGGTTCAGTGGGTCGCTACCGCCGGAACGACCGCGGGCGGCGCGCAAATCGCGTCCGACCGCGGCGGAGGCGACGGCGCGGCAGTCGAGGCGACGCGGGCGGCCGCCGAGTCCGCCGCCGCCTCCGGCCTGCCGCCGGGACTGTTGTTCTTCCTCGGCGGCCTGACCGTCCTGCTCGTCCTGTACGGAATCTGGTACGTCAGAACCGAGTAACCGCGGCGCGTTCGGCCTCGTCTCCTCGCTGCTGGGGTAGGTATTCATACCCGGACGACCAACGTTGGACCATGAATCACCGGGCCGAGGTGAAAGGTATCGGCGTCGGAATGGACTCCGAGGGTGGAAACGTCCCGGCGGTCATCCTGCGGGCGCGCGACGAGTACCTCCCCATCATCATCACCACCGACCAAGCGCAGGCCATCCAACTGTCGCTGTCGGGCGAACCGTTCGAGCGACCGTTGACGCACGACCTGCTCGTGGAGATGATAACGGAGTTCGGCGGCGCGATAGACACCATCCGGATCGACGACCTCTCGGACGGGACGTTCTACGCGAAGATAGACGCCGAACGCTACGAGGACGGGGAACCGCGGAAGTTCGTCTTCGACGCCCGACCCAGCGATGCGGTGGCGCTGGCGGTGCGCGTGGACTGTCCCATCCTCGTCTCCGACGAGGTGATGGACGACGCGGGACAACCGCCGGAACGGTTCGACCTCGGCGAGTCGCCCGGCGACGACGACTTCGAGTTCTAAGTTAGTTCGTCTCGGCCGCCTCTCGGCCCTTCTCGCCCGCGAGCGCTTCGTCTCGGAGGCGCTCTCCCTTCTCGGAGTTGACGGTGAGTTCGGGCACCGGCGTCGGGTCCCGCACGTCGTCTATGGCGACGTAGACGAAGTACGACTCCGTGGTCGGTTCGCGTTCGCCGGTCTGGGGGTCCTCGCGGAACGTCTTCAGTCGCACCTTGACGCTCGTCCGCCCGGCGTCGTAGACGTACGACTGAATCAGCGCCGTGTCGCCGCGGGGAATCGGCTGGACGAAGTCGACCTGATTCATCCGGGCGGTGACGCACGTCTCGCCCGCAAAGCGCATCGCCGAGAGCGCGCCGACGATGTCCATCCACTTCATCACGTTGCCGCCGTGGGCCATGTCGTAGTTGTTGGTGTGGTTCGGCTGGACCAACTGGCGGTTCTCGATGTAGG is part of the Halopelagius longus genome and encodes:
- the purM gene encoding phosphoribosylformylglycinamidine cyclo-ligase; its protein translation is MTGTGAGGDPVEDEEREELTYADAGVDIDASEAATAALIGAVGESEGDYAGLLDIGDRYLALATDGVGTKLIVAEALSDYSTVGIDCIAMNVNDLVAAGVRPVAFVDYLAVDRPDEEFAQQVGEGLSAGAEEADMELIGGETAVMPEVIKGLDLAGTCAGLARKDAVFPGEAEAGDALVGFRSSGIHSNGLTLARKAATRNHEYTDPCPFEGYETVGEALLEPTRIYAHLLDPMREHGVNAAAHVTGGGWTNLERMGEFRYVVEDAFDPHPVFEFVQSEGNVTDEEMYRTFNMGTGFVAALPPEDAEALAAETDGRVIGRIEEGEGVSVRGLDL
- a CDS encoding zinc metalloprotease; protein product: MSTNSTLRFSSRELRDLLVAWMALGLAFAIFFAGGGQRALANVLGGGVAGPFLVSLLTAGVGFLLHELAHKVVAVRFGQIAEFRADYGMLFLAIMSAMVGFIFAAPGAVYHRGRLTDRQHGLIALAGPVTNLLLAAVFVPVFVGGVTLGSSFLSLLGSRGVLINLFLAAFNMLPFGSLDGKTVFGWSKLAFLAVFVTSVLLTAGAFLSGLGF
- a CDS encoding TraB/GumN family protein, which translates into the protein MSEEATGEGRVRVVGTAHVSADSIREVEDAIEEDRPDVVAVELDEGRYRSMKGGTPDDIEPGDLLRGNTVFQFIAYWMLSYVQAQLGERFDVEPGADMLAAVETAEELGIDVALVDRDIQETMQRFWSRMSLLEKLRMVGGLAFGLGDVRGVGVVLGLFSGVFIGALIAIVGGSLGIGMSILARATGGAVVAVAAGALVWILGAAALDAEDRALAAVGVGVALGGVAGFGLGVADPLVSSLGPFFVRIVGSMSLGLLTGVTLGAATGVVVGAFGGGAGDDVEEFDMSKMTDTDVVSAMMEEFRAFSPGGAEALIDERDAYIAHQLVGLRQSGANVVAVVGAGHREGIEHYLRFPQDLPPMSSITGTTSGRFPWGKIVGTLISLVAVASFVLLALSTVGNSALIRLFLAWFLINGVFAAGLAKAAGSRWLSALVGGAVAWMTSINPLLAPGWFTGYMELRHTPVNVSDIGTLNELMDDEEKPLDELVSEMFDVPLFRLIMVVAATNVGSVVASLLFVAYVLPLFALDLGGADGVTRLMLEGARNGWDIVWGALTGGS
- a CDS encoding glycerate kinase type-2 family protein codes for the protein MRDVTLDADAPTSAHETALACLRDAIEAVLPYRVVRDSVSLDGETLRVAEESYDLGDFDRIVVVGGGKAANGVADALETVLGDRIDAGAVVTPNPDESDASNGSAGSSDGGRIERLPGDHPVPSERGVESSRRLLEVLDGADERTLVLAAITGGGSAVIPTPAEGVSLSDLRTTTDELLRSGADISELNAVRKHLSTLKGGGLAERAAPATVVGLMLSDVVGNDLGVIASGPTAPDETTYDDALSVLDRYDLSVPESVRDRLERGAAGELDETPTRGDAVFERVHNHVLADGHTALSAAREAARERGYDALVLSSRVRGEAREAAKTHAAVAEEAAATGDPLSPPAVVLSGGECTVTVRGDGEGGPNLEFCLSSARELDTRAVVAAVDSDGEDGGTTVAGAVVDEGTVESEDEAAAALAENDALPYLRERGTLIRTGPTGTNVNDLRVVVVGGEAGHAADD
- a CDS encoding ArsR/SmtB family transcription factor, encoding MAPLLRTASDTEVDAGPRVIGLDDDDADEILSVLSSATARRILATLHEDPANAAALADEVDTSLQNVQYHLGRLADAGAVEVVDTVYSEKGREMKVYAPSDKPLVVVAADSEETTGLVASLRRLLAAVGLVGLASLVVQWVATAGTTAGGAQIASDRGGGDGAAVEATRAAAESAAASGLPPGLLFFLGGLTVLLVLYGIWYVRTE
- a CDS encoding bifunctional nuclease family protein, with the translated sequence MNHRAEVKGIGVGMDSEGGNVPAVILRARDEYLPIIITTDQAQAIQLSLSGEPFERPLTHDLLVEMITEFGGAIDTIRIDDLSDGTFYAKIDAERYEDGEPRKFVFDARPSDAVALAVRVDCPILVSDEVMDDAGQPPERFDLGESPGDDDFEF
- a CDS encoding acyl-CoA thioesterase, translated to MTDLMDTYIENRQLVQPNHTNNYDMAHGGNVMKWMDIVGALSAMRFAGETCVTARMNQVDFVQPIPRGDTALIQSYVYDAGRTSVKVRLKTFREDPQTGEREPTTESYFVYVAIDDVRDPTPVPELTVNSEKGERLRDEALAGEKGREAAETN